The following proteins are encoded in a genomic region of Lentimicrobiaceae bacterium:
- a CDS encoding RNA methyltransferase, whose protein sequence is MCNSSDTANTIKQIEILQQFVTENRYQRMLSIVEERTQYMSIVLENIYQSHNTSAVLRSCDCFGIQDVHVIENENKYSLNKDIALGSSKWLNIIRYNKNENNSVECLNSLKSKGYRLVATLPSPTATSIFDFDVSAGKFALLMGTELTGLSDIACKMADENIYLPMVGFTESLNISVTAATFMFYLSQKIKKLDIAWQLDDTTKNEVLLSWLKNSVSNSNEILNRFAADGEW, encoded by the coding sequence ATGTGCAATAGCTCAGATACGGCAAATACTATAAAACAGATAGAAATTTTACAGCAATTTGTAACCGAAAATCGTTACCAAAGGATGTTGAGCATTGTTGAAGAACGAACTCAATATATGAGTATTGTATTGGAAAACATTTATCAGTCGCATAATACTAGCGCTGTACTTCGCTCCTGCGACTGTTTCGGCATTCAGGATGTTCATGTTATTGAAAATGAAAATAAATACAGCCTTAATAAGGATATAGCCTTAGGCTCATCGAAGTGGCTGAATATAATAAGGTACAACAAAAATGAAAACAATTCTGTTGAGTGCCTTAATTCACTGAAAAGTAAGGGTTATCGCTTGGTTGCAACCCTACCTTCGCCGACAGCCACATCTATATTCGATTTTGACGTATCGGCAGGAAAATTTGCCTTGCTAATGGGTACCGAACTTACGGGTTTAAGCGATATTGCGTGCAAAATGGCTGACGAAAATATTTATTTACCTATGGTAGGCTTTACCGAAAGCCTTAATATATCGGTAACTGCTGCTACATTTATGTTTTACCTATCTCAGAAAATAAAAAAACTTGATATAGCTTGGCAATTAGACGATACCACCAAAAATGAAGTTCTGCTAAGTTGGCTCAAAAATTCCGTTAGTAATAGTAATGAGATTTTAAATAGATTTGCTGCTGATGGTGAATGGTGA
- a CDS encoding tetratricopeptide repeat protein has product MAKKKQATEEKIHVIEDALSKTEHFIEKNQKVLTIILGAIIVVVLGIFAFQKFYVNPRSIEAESQIFMAQKYFEIDSLDKALYGDGNYPGFIDVSETYSSTKAGNLAKYYIGSIYLKQGNYEEAVKYLKKFKSKDYILRIMAYGNIGDAYCELNDLKQAANYYQKAYSYKPNDLVTPIYLMRAAFVYEDMGDYKKAIELYNKIKTEHHMSFEARNIDKYIASAEERMGE; this is encoded by the coding sequence ATGGCTAAGAAAAAACAAGCAACAGAAGAAAAAATTCACGTAATTGAAGATGCGCTAAGCAAAACCGAACACTTTATTGAAAAAAATCAGAAAGTACTTACAATTATTTTAGGAGCTATAATAGTAGTAGTATTGGGAATATTTGCGTTTCAAAAGTTTTATGTAAATCCGAGATCAATAGAAGCTGAAAGTCAGATATTCATGGCTCAAAAATATTTTGAAATAGATTCGTTAGACAAAGCTTTGTACGGAGATGGCAATTACCCCGGATTTATAGATGTTTCGGAAACATACAGTTCGACAAAGGCAGGAAATTTGGCTAAATACTACATTGGTTCCATATATTTAAAACAAGGCAATTATGAAGAAGCCGTTAAGTATTTAAAAAAGTTTAAAAGCAAAGATTATATATTGAGAATAATGGCTTATGGTAATATTGGCGATGCATATTGCGAGCTTAACGACCTTAAGCAAGCTGCTAACTACTACCAAAAAGCATATTCGTACAAACCCAACGACTTAGTTACACCTATTTATTTGATGCGTGCAGCATTTGTTTACGAAGATATGGGCGATTATAAAAAAGCTATTGAATTGTACAATAAAATTAAAACCGAACATCACATGAGCTTTGAAGCGCGCAACATCGATAAATATATAGCAAGTGCCGAAGAAAGAATGGGAGAATAA
- the fmt gene encoding methionyl-tRNA formyltransferase, translated as MQDKLKIIFMGTADFAVPQLFAIYEAGHDIAAVVTVPDKPAGRGLKLNESPVKKAALQLNLTILQPQNLSSPDFIEEIKKLDANLFVVVAFRMLPKSVWQIPKYGTINLHSSVLPQYRGAAPVNWAVINGESHSGLTTFFINEKIDEGNIIDYVRVPIGDDETAGELHDKFIPFGQKLMLETIEKIVSGNFVCTKQSDMPVEGELKLAPKIFKNDCLIDWSKDGKSIFNLVRGLSPYPAAFTHFNLVNDEKVYSAKIFKVSFEQANHDNYIVGNLVTDNVNYIKIMVSDGWIFVEELQLEGRKRMSVEEFLRGKSVNSLFFE; from the coding sequence TTGCAAGATAAACTTAAGATAATTTTTATGGGGACTGCAGATTTTGCAGTCCCGCAACTTTTTGCGATTTACGAAGCCGGACACGACATAGCGGCTGTTGTAACCGTTCCGGATAAGCCTGCAGGTCGTGGTTTAAAGTTAAATGAATCGCCTGTAAAGAAGGCAGCTTTACAGCTGAATCTGACTATATTACAGCCACAAAACCTATCTTCGCCAGATTTTATTGAAGAAATCAAAAAATTAGACGCAAATTTGTTTGTCGTTGTTGCTTTCAGAATGTTGCCAAAATCTGTTTGGCAAATTCCTAAATATGGTACCATTAATTTACACTCATCTGTACTGCCACAGTACCGTGGAGCCGCTCCTGTTAATTGGGCTGTTATTAATGGCGAGAGTCATAGCGGATTGACTACTTTTTTTATAAACGAAAAAATAGACGAAGGCAATATTATTGATTATGTTAGAGTTCCTATTGGCGACGATGAAACAGCCGGCGAACTTCACGATAAATTTATTCCGTTTGGGCAAAAATTAATGTTAGAAACTATTGAAAAGATAGTGAGTGGGAATTTTGTTTGTACTAAGCAAAGCGATATGCCCGTTGAAGGAGAACTGAAACTTGCTCCAAAAATATTTAAAAACGATTGCTTAATTGATTGGAGTAAGGATGGTAAAAGTATTTTCAATCTTGTAAGAGGATTGTCGCCTTATCCGGCTGCATTTACACATTTTAATTTGGTCAACGACGAGAAAGTTTATTCGGCAAAAATCTTTAAAGTTAGTTTTGAGCAGGCAAATCACGATAATTATATAGTTGGCAATTTGGTTACCGATAATGTTAATTATATTAAAATAATGGTATCGGATGGGTGGATTTTTGTAGAAGAATTGCAACTTGAAGGTAGAAAAAGGATGAGTGTTGAAGAATTTTTGAGAGGAAAAAGTGTAAATTCTTTATTTTTCGAATAA
- a CDS encoding HU family DNA-binding protein has protein sequence MNKSELIDAMAAEAGLTKVDTRRALDAFMEVTKKALKKGERVSLVGYGSFSVAKRAARKGRNPQTGKEIKIAAKKVVKFKPGSELQKAVK, from the coding sequence ATGAACAAATCAGAATTAATTGATGCAATGGCTGCAGAAGCTGGTCTAACAAAAGTTGACACCAGACGTGCACTAGACGCTTTCATGGAAGTAACAAAAAAAGCGTTGAAAAAAGGTGAACGCGTTTCTTTAGTAGGTTACGGTAGCTTTAGCGTAGCTAAAAGAGCTGCTCGCAAAGGACGCAACCCACAAACAGGTAAAGAAATTAAAATTGCTGCTAAAAAAGTAGTAAAATTCAAACCAGGTTCTGAATTACAAAAAGCAGTTAAGTAA
- a CDS encoding RecQ family ATP-dependent DNA helicase — protein sequence MVHPLDILKQYWGYDSFREKQLEIINSVLAGNDTLALLPTGGGKSICFQVPALIMQGVCVVVTPLIALMIDQVNNLRKRNISAYAIHSGLNYREIENIMFLCNSGEVKFLYLSPERLVSEKFLSVFKQTNVTLIAVDEAHCISEWGYDFRPPYLKIADIRPLFPEAPVIALTATAVPEIADDIQKKLLFKKSNIFVKSFVRTNLSYIVRKVEDKYAKIVRVCNSIKGTGIVYVRNRRLTVEISKYLNQNNIKADYYHAGLSTDERNKKQDEWYNNKTRVMVSTNAFGMGIDKPNVRFVIHFDIPENIEAYYQEAGRAGRDEKKAYAIILYNNEDIANSVRLVEQSWPSIDVVKEVYQKICEYTQVAVDTEVFGSFDFDLGLFCEKYKLKPINVYSAVKILEREGYIATNEPWNSSSKLMFTVGKEELFGYQEAGTKMENLIKTILRMYGGVFSSFVNIDENKIARIVNIDRPIIDKMLEKLDTDGIISYLPKKTKNQLFFSSRRINSKDINLSREYYYNRKQNAIEKNKAMIYYLQSETCRSMYLVSYFGEKKAKPCGTCDYCLSKKRDRKKEKEVSKKITGILVKLLEKQELSVREIVSQIKKYSEADILNTIQSLIDKEILISDMDIIKFNKNKKAPRK from the coding sequence ATGGTACATCCTTTAGACATACTCAAGCAATATTGGGGTTACGACAGTTTTAGGGAGAAACAATTAGAAATAATTAACTCCGTACTCGCCGGTAACGATACTTTGGCTTTGCTTCCAACCGGTGGTGGAAAATCTATTTGTTTTCAGGTTCCGGCTCTTATTATGCAAGGTGTTTGTGTTGTGGTTACACCGCTTATTGCTCTAATGATTGACCAAGTTAACAATTTAAGGAAACGAAATATTTCGGCTTACGCTATACATTCGGGACTTAACTATCGCGAAATAGAAAACATCATGTTTTTGTGTAATTCGGGAGAGGTTAAATTCCTATACCTATCGCCCGAACGTTTAGTATCGGAAAAATTCTTATCAGTTTTTAAACAGACAAACGTAACTCTTATCGCCGTTGACGAAGCTCATTGTATTTCAGAATGGGGCTACGACTTCCGTCCGCCTTACCTTAAAATCGCCGATATTCGTCCTTTGTTTCCAGAAGCTCCTGTCATTGCACTTACGGCAACTGCCGTTCCTGAAATTGCCGACGATATTCAGAAAAAATTACTATTCAAAAAGAGCAATATTTTTGTCAAAAGCTTTGTCAGAACTAACTTGTCTTACATTGTCAGAAAAGTTGAAGACAAATATGCTAAAATTGTGCGAGTTTGTAATTCTATTAAGGGAACTGGAATTGTTTACGTTAGAAACAGAAGACTTACCGTCGAAATTTCTAAATATCTGAACCAAAATAATATTAAAGCCGATTATTACCACGCCGGATTGAGTACTGACGAACGCAACAAAAAACAGGACGAATGGTACAATAATAAAACTCGCGTAATGGTCAGCACCAACGCTTTTGGCATGGGAATTGACAAACCCAACGTTAGATTTGTTATACACTTCGATATCCCCGAAAACATCGAAGCATACTATCAGGAAGCCGGAAGAGCGGGCAGAGACGAGAAAAAAGCCTATGCAATTATATTGTATAACAACGAAGATATTGCTAACAGTGTAAGACTTGTCGAACAATCGTGGCCCAGCATTGATGTTGTAAAAGAAGTTTATCAAAAAATTTGCGAATACACTCAAGTTGCTGTCGATACCGAAGTCTTTGGCTCATTTGATTTTGATTTAGGATTGTTTTGCGAAAAGTATAAACTGAAACCTATAAATGTTTACAGTGCCGTTAAAATTTTAGAAAGAGAAGGATACATCGCAACCAACGAGCCATGGAATAGTTCGTCAAAACTAATGTTTACCGTCGGCAAAGAAGAACTTTTCGGCTATCAGGAAGCCGGCACAAAAATGGAAAATCTGATTAAAACAATTTTGCGAATGTACGGTGGCGTATTTTCTTCATTTGTAAACATAGATGAAAACAAAATTGCCAGAATTGTCAATATCGACAGACCAATAATCGACAAGATGCTCGAGAAACTCGACACTGACGGAATTATATCATATCTACCCAAAAAAACAAAGAATCAACTGTTTTTTTCTTCACGAAGAATAAATTCAAAGGACATAAACTTAAGCCGCGAGTACTACTATAACAGAAAGCAAAATGCTATAGAAAAAAACAAAGCAATGATTTATTACTTGCAATCGGAAACGTGCAGAAGCATGTATTTGGTTTCGTATTTCGGCGAAAAGAAAGCAAAGCCCTGCGGCACTTGCGATTATTGCTTATCCAAAAAAAGAGATAGAAAAAAGGAAAAAGAAGTAAGTAAAAAAATTACAGGCATTCTTGTCAAATTGTTAGAAAAGCAAGAATTAAGTGTTAGAGAAATTGTAAGCCAAATAAAAAAATACTCCGAAGCTGATATCCTAAACACCATACAATCATTGATTGATAAGGAAATATTAATTTCGGATATGGATATAATAAAATTCAATAAAAACAAAAAAGCCCCACGAAAGTAG
- a CDS encoding shikimate kinase, translated as MSDIIYLLGYMGAGKSTVGRKLAKRLGVDFLDLDKEFEKKYKHSISSFFQKFSEKSFRELEQQLLKEVSENFSGVCSVGGGTPCFHNNMDTMNNSGITIFLNVDEDVLFKRLYKSRRQRPLFNKFNDTNAEIDKHKEIYQKRKFYYSQAKIVIELSDESPAELVDIICNRYCLIKS; from the coding sequence ATGAGCGATATTATTTATTTGTTGGGATACATGGGTGCAGGCAAATCGACTGTTGGCAGAAAGTTGGCTAAGCGACTTGGCGTGGATTTTTTGGACTTGGACAAGGAATTTGAGAAGAAGTATAAGCATAGTATCAGTTCATTTTTTCAGAAATTTTCGGAGAAAAGTTTCAGAGAGCTTGAGCAACAATTGTTGAAAGAAGTTTCTGAAAACTTTTCGGGCGTTTGCTCTGTAGGTGGTGGAACACCCTGCTTTCACAATAATATGGATACAATGAACAATAGCGGCATTACTATCTTTTTAAATGTTGATGAAGATGTACTATTTAAAAGGTTGTACAAATCGCGTAGGCAGCGACCGCTTTTCAACAAATTTAACGATACAAATGCCGAAATTGACAAACACAAAGAAATATACCAAAAAAGGAAGTTTTACTACTCACAGGCAAAGATTGTGATTGAACTATCTGATGAAAGTCCAGCCGAATTAGTTGATATTATTTGCAATCGTTACTGTCTGATAAAATCTTAA
- the rlmD gene encoding 23S rRNA (uracil(1939)-C(5))-methyltransferase RlmD has translation MKRKPIPIQEEVLIQSIGAEGKAVAKVDGLVIFVPYVVPGDVVDIQIVFRKKNYLEGKAIHFHKYSELRTEPFCKHFGTCGGCSWQNIIYEKQLDFKNNIVQDHLQRIGGLIIENILPIEPSEETMYYRNKLEFTFSPLAWLSEEDMDNEEKQNIQALGFHIPKRFDRILNIDKCYLQKDLSNDIRNTVKNIALENNFSFYNVRTKEGLLRNIILRSNHDGDFMIILVLSEYVENAINAIFNRLKSDFSSIKSFYHVINSKLNDSIQDLQPELWGGDEFLIEHLDSPVDSNKKLSFQIAPLSFFQTNVLQTQKLYKTAFDLADLKGNETVYDLYCGTGTISIYMAQVAKKVVGIEYVDMAIDDANINARINNLNNISFYAGDIAKVLDDDFVKTNGKPDVIITDPPRAGMHEKVVKQLLNIEAEKIVYVSCNSATQARDVKLLSEKYSPAISKAFDMFPHTHHTENIILLKKKNS, from the coding sequence GTGAAAAGAAAACCTATTCCTATCCAAGAGGAAGTTTTAATTCAATCTATAGGAGCCGAAGGCAAAGCTGTTGCCAAGGTTGATGGGTTGGTAATATTTGTGCCTTACGTTGTTCCTGGCGACGTTGTTGATATTCAAATTGTTTTCAGAAAGAAAAACTATTTGGAAGGAAAAGCGATACACTTTCATAAATACTCGGAATTGCGTACAGAGCCTTTCTGTAAGCACTTTGGGACTTGCGGCGGTTGCAGTTGGCAAAACATTATTTACGAAAAACAGCTTGATTTTAAAAACAATATAGTGCAAGACCATTTGCAACGTATTGGTGGACTTATCATTGAAAACATTTTACCTATTGAACCTTCGGAAGAAACAATGTATTACCGCAATAAGTTGGAATTCACATTCTCGCCGCTTGCGTGGCTTTCGGAAGAAGATATGGACAATGAAGAAAAACAAAACATTCAGGCATTGGGTTTTCACATTCCAAAACGCTTCGACAGGATTTTAAACATAGATAAATGCTATCTGCAAAAAGATTTATCTAACGATATCAGAAATACTGTAAAAAACATTGCCTTAGAAAACAATTTTTCGTTCTATAACGTGCGTACCAAAGAAGGATTGCTTCGCAATATCATTTTACGCAGCAATCACGATGGCGATTTTATGATTATTCTTGTCTTGTCGGAATATGTTGAAAATGCCATCAATGCTATATTTAATCGTTTAAAAAGTGATTTTTCGTCTATAAAATCTTTTTACCATGTTATAAATTCAAAATTAAACGATTCAATACAAGACTTGCAGCCTGAACTTTGGGGTGGAGACGAATTTTTGATTGAACATTTGGATTCGCCTGTTGATAGCAACAAAAAACTAAGCTTTCAGATTGCTCCACTATCATTTTTTCAGACCAACGTTTTGCAAACGCAAAAACTTTACAAAACAGCTTTCGATTTAGCCGATTTAAAAGGCAACGAAACAGTTTACGATTTATACTGCGGAACCGGAACCATTAGTATATACATGGCTCAGGTTGCAAAAAAAGTTGTAGGTATTGAATATGTTGATATGGCTATTGACGATGCCAACATAAACGCCAGAATTAACAACCTTAATAATATCAGTTTTTACGCAGGCGATATTGCAAAGGTTTTGGACGATGATTTTGTAAAAACTAACGGCAAACCCGACGTTATAATCACCGACCCACCACGAGCCGGTATGCACGAAAAAGTTGTAAAACAACTGCTTAACATCGAAGCCGAAAAAATTGTTTATGTAAGCTGCAACTCGGCTACGCAAGCTAGAGACGTTAAATTATTGTCGGAAAAATACTCTCCTGCCATTTCCAAAGCATTCGATATGTTTCCACACACCCATCATACCGAAAATATTATCTTGCTGAAAAAGAAAAATAGTTAG
- the upp gene encoding uracil phosphoribosyltransferase, with protein sequence MIINDLGSTNSLITHFVNELRDREIQKNSLCFRNNLVRLGEIFAYEISKTLEYEPTTVITDLGEKSSFKFKRKPLLATVLRAGIPLHMGLLNYFDSSDSAFVSAYRQHAANEDITINVEYVSCPKFSDTVLILSDTMLATGKSLVQSYKSILESGTPYYTHFVAVLASTEGIDYLKKAMYKKKCTLWVAAIDDELTAQGYIVPGLGDAGDLAFGNKF encoded by the coding sequence ATGATAATAAATGATTTAGGAAGTACCAATTCTCTTATAACACACTTCGTTAACGAACTTCGCGATAGAGAAATACAAAAAAACAGCCTGTGTTTTAGGAATAACTTAGTTAGATTGGGTGAAATATTTGCCTACGAAATAAGCAAAACGCTAGAATACGAACCTACAACCGTCATCACCGATTTGGGCGAAAAATCTTCGTTTAAATTCAAACGTAAACCTTTATTAGCAACTGTTTTGCGTGCCGGTATTCCCTTGCATATGGGATTGTTAAACTATTTCGATAGCTCCGATAGTGCATTTGTTTCAGCTTACAGGCAACATGCTGCAAACGAAGATATTACAATTAATGTTGAATACGTTTCTTGTCCTAAATTTTCCGATACGGTGCTTATTCTGTCCGACACCATGTTGGCAACGGGAAAATCGCTTGTACAATCATATAAGTCTATTTTAGAAAGCGGTACGCCCTACTACACTCATTTTGTCGCAGTATTGGCTAGTACCGAAGGCATCGATTACTTAAAAAAAGCAATGTACAAGAAAAAGTGCACGCTTTGGGTTGCTGCCATCGACGATGAACTTACAGCTCAAGGCTACATTGTACCCGGATTAGGCGATGCCGGCGATTTGGCTTTTGGAAACAAATTTTAA
- a CDS encoding DUF4831 family protein, whose translation MKKILPILITLMLVNLLSFSQIKVSKVIDNNTIGKDYGLYYTLPQTTFKIDFLIKQTQYKKGPFAEYCKQILGSDDYISHDHSSYEIIEISVSKVIAPDPDFVYFVKFNERSRFKSVELSLNKGNGLQGYNSVHKKSKQEIGSYNENTFIPIVGNTGLHADTVIRKISLDTTTITQTFIKNIDANKSALQQAREISSEIKKIDESIMNLITGYHEIAFDKGSIEFMYNKLNELKHRYTQLYTGISNTYYKSYTYYYTPSFSNTNESLFKFSNSEGVLPLISYSSGDEVTVVVQPIKNDEFAISDYKTINEEEALFYRIPELVKLSINKQNYSIFSSTEEVNQLGKIGKISTEKLNNVVLDEKTGGIKYIKLLQN comes from the coding sequence ATGAAAAAAATACTTCCAATTTTAATAACATTAATGCTTGTAAATTTGCTTAGCTTTTCGCAGATAAAAGTCAGTAAAGTGATAGATAACAACACTATAGGTAAGGATTATGGATTGTATTATACGTTGCCCCAAACTACCTTTAAAATTGATTTTTTGATAAAGCAAACCCAATATAAAAAAGGTCCTTTTGCCGAATATTGCAAACAAATTTTGGGTTCCGACGATTACATTTCGCATGACCATTCAAGTTATGAAATAATTGAAATTTCTGTTTCAAAAGTTATTGCTCCCGACCCTGATTTTGTGTATTTCGTAAAATTTAACGAAAGAAGCAGGTTCAAAAGTGTGGAATTATCGCTGAATAAAGGTAATGGTTTGCAAGGATACAATTCGGTTCATAAAAAGAGCAAGCAAGAAATAGGTTCCTATAATGAAAATACATTTATTCCTATTGTGGGTAATACGGGTTTGCACGCAGATACTGTGATCAGAAAGATATCACTAGATACGACTACAATTACCCAAACATTTATCAAGAATATAGATGCGAATAAATCGGCATTACAACAAGCAAGAGAAATTTCGAGCGAGATTAAGAAGATAGATGAAAGCATAATGAATTTGATTACAGGTTATCACGAAATAGCTTTCGATAAAGGCAGTATCGAATTTATGTACAACAAGTTAAACGAGTTGAAACATAGATATACCCAGCTTTATACAGGTATAAGCAATACTTACTATAAGTCTTATACATATTACTACACGCCTAGTTTTTCAAATACTAACGAGTCGCTGTTTAAATTTTCTAACTCTGAAGGAGTTTTACCACTTATCAGTTATAGTAGTGGCGACGAAGTTACTGTCGTTGTGCAGCCAATAAAAAATGATGAGTTTGCAATTTCCGATTATAAAACTATTAATGAAGAAGAAGCTTTGTTTTATAGGATTCCCGAATTGGTAAAATTATCAATCAATAAGCAAAATTATTCTATCTTTTCTTCTACAGAAGAAGTTAATCAGTTGGGTAAAATAGGGAAAATTTCGACAGAAAAACTTAACAATGTTGTTCTTGATGAAAAAACAGGCGGAATTAAGTACATAAAACTATTGCAAAACTAG
- a CDS encoding Yip1 family protein, whose protein sequence is MSIKDIIVRAIRITLIPSAEWQTIAKEESSLSTLFFNYSLFLIMFSALGRTIGISFTVFPFYKFSSELWLALGFYFLYWTVFSLLLIIAITYILNWILSILKFDTKIIKSAKLVVYSFTPLFLFSFVIFIHPVLHVLIPIGILVFILYIIILLWYGTRNLFEGKNNPKVAYYIIAVIVIFLVFAFGQILSFKLLKIFFPLLNLLYF, encoded by the coding sequence ATGAGTATAAAAGATATTATTGTAAGGGCTATAAGAATAACACTAATACCTAGTGCCGAGTGGCAAACCATAGCAAAAGAAGAAAGCAGTTTATCGACTCTGTTTTTTAACTATTCGCTGTTTTTAATAATGTTTTCGGCTCTTGGCAGAACCATAGGCATTTCGTTTACGGTATTTCCTTTTTACAAATTTTCGTCGGAGTTGTGGTTGGCTTTGGGATTTTACTTTTTATACTGGACTGTATTTTCGCTGCTACTTATTATTGCAATAACTTACATACTAAACTGGATTTTAAGTATTTTAAAATTCGATACTAAAATTATTAAATCTGCTAAGTTGGTTGTGTATTCGTTTACACCTTTATTTTTGTTTTCGTTTGTAATTTTTATCCATCCTGTTTTACATGTATTAATACCCATAGGGATTTTGGTGTTTATTTTGTACATCATCATTTTGTTGTGGTACGGAACCAGAAACCTATTTGAAGGAAAGAACAACCCTAAGGTAGCTTATTATATTATTGCGGTGATAGTAATATTTTTGGTGTTTGCTTTCGGACAGATTTTAAGTTTTAAATTGTTGAAAATCTTTTTCCCGTTGTTGAATTTGCTGTACTTTTAG
- a CDS encoding replication-associated recombination protein A has translation MKNIPLAELMRPKSISEFVGQKHMMGDNSPFRLMIEDGKLHSMIFWGPPGVGKTTLALLISSVSNREFFTLSAVSAGVKDVRSVIDKASECEKSPILFIDEIHRFSKSQQDSLLNAVETGKIILIGATTENPSFEVITPLLSRTQVYVLEPLSKDDLLEIINRTVKVLADYFDIKIVFKEIEALLRISGGDARKLINAIEIISDAVSKTDGEVAIDNEKTKKIIQQRIVTYDKKGETHYDVISAFIKSIRGSDPNAAVYWLARMIVGGEDPLFIARRMLILASEDIGNANPTALVIANNCFDAVNKVGYPECRIILSQTAIYLACSPKSNASYMAINEAMRMVEKQGDLPVPLHLRNAPTKLMSELGYGNDYKYAHDYNQNFVTQEFLPDQISNTVFYNPGKNKRENDLRNYLKTLWKDKYGY, from the coding sequence ATGAAAAACATACCACTTGCCGAGTTAATGCGTCCTAAAAGCATATCCGAATTTGTAGGACAAAAGCATATGATGGGAGATAATTCGCCTTTCAGGCTAATGATAGAAGATGGAAAGTTGCATTCAATGATATTTTGGGGTCCTCCAGGAGTTGGCAAAACCACATTGGCATTGCTGATATCATCGGTAAGCAATAGGGAGTTTTTTACTCTGAGTGCTGTGAGTGCTGGAGTTAAAGACGTTAGAAGTGTTATAGATAAAGCTTCGGAATGCGAAAAATCGCCTATACTTTTTATCGATGAAATCCACAGGTTTAGCAAATCGCAACAAGATTCATTGCTAAACGCCGTTGAAACCGGTAAAATCATACTTATTGGAGCCACTACCGAAAATCCTTCGTTTGAAGTTATTACACCTTTGCTTTCGCGAACTCAAGTGTATGTCCTTGAACCGTTATCAAAAGATGATTTGCTTGAAATTATAAACAGAACCGTCAAGGTTTTGGCAGATTACTTCGACATTAAAATCGTATTTAAAGAAATAGAAGCATTGCTAAGAATTTCAGGCGGTGACGCTAGAAAATTAATTAATGCAATTGAAATTATCTCCGATGCAGTCTCAAAAACCGATGGTGAAGTTGCTATCGACAACGAAAAAACAAAAAAAATAATTCAGCAACGTATAGTAACTTACGATAAAAAAGGAGAAACACACTACGACGTAATTTCTGCATTTATAAAAAGCATAAGGGGCAGTGACCCAAATGCCGCCGTTTATTGGTTAGCACGTATGATTGTCGGTGGCGAAGACCCTTTGTTTATTGCCAGACGTATGCTAATTCTTGCTTCGGAAGATATTGGAAATGCAAATCCCACAGCTTTGGTAATTGCCAATAATTGTTTCGATGCTGTAAATAAAGTCGGTTATCCCGAATGTAGAATAATTTTGTCGCAAACTGCGATATATCTAGCGTGTTCGCCCAAGAGCAATGCTTCTTACATGGCTATTAACGAAGCTATGCGAATGGTTGAAAAGCAAGGCGACTTGCCCGTTCCGCTACATTTGCGCAATGCTCCTACAAAACTTATGAGCGAACTAGGCTACGGAAACGATTACAAATACGCCCACGACTACAATCAGAATTTTGTTACTCAAGAATTTTTACCCGACCAAATTTCAAATACCGTCTTTTACAATCCCGGCAAAAACAAACGCGAAAACGACTTAAGAAATTACTTGAAAACTTTGTGGAAAGATAAGTATGGTTATTAA